DNA from Petroclostridium xylanilyticum:
TAGTCTTCATTTCTATGCCAGGTTACTATCCCTTTGACTCCTCTAATTTTTCCTAATAACCCCTTTTGCAGTATTTCTTTTGCTCTAATCGTTGTATCATTGTACCGGTTTTGAAAGCAGACGCCTATATATACATTGTTTCTTTTCGCTTCTGCAGCCATTTCCTGCGCTTGCTCCAAATTGATCGCCACAGGTTTTTCCACCAGCACATGCTTTCCTGCTCTAACTGCATCAATCGCCATAGGAGCATGTAAATAATGAGGCGTACAGATATGCACGACATCTATTTTCTCATTCTTTAACAATTCTCTATAATCCGTATAAAAACTACATTCATATTCTAATGTTGCCGCCCTCGCTTTTTGTTCATCTATATCCACTGCAGAAACCAACTGTGCATAGGAACTGTCTCTAATTGCATCAGCATGTACTTTGAATATAGCCCCACATCCTATAATGGCAGCGTTTAATGTTTTATCCATAATATTCACCTGTTTACAATGAAATTTCTTTCTTGACCTTCTTATATAATGGCAATGTCTATAGCTATTATACTTAAATTTAGCAATTTCAATGGTATGCTTAAAAAGCTCAAGATAAGGTATTATTTATATTGATATTATATCCCAACATTTATATATAATCTTGGGTTTTGTTGCTTTAAATATTGCAAATATTGCGCACATATTCTACGGACTTCCGTGTTAATTCCAATAATGGTTTGCAGTGTGTCTCGATGACTATATTACCTGCATAGCCATCGGTTTTTAAATCGTTCATCTGCCCCTTCCAATCAATATCTCCGTGGCCTACCGGCACAAACACATTTCCCGTGTCAGTTTTTTTGACATCCTTTACATGAACATTATCTATATACTTTTTAGATGTTCCGAAATTCAGATATAGCAAATAGAAAGCGAATAGGCTAAAAATAATTTTACCCCAAAAAAGACGGTAGAATGCGTGTTTGAGTAATACCACAAAAAACACTATTTGTACGGTAAAGCGATTCAATCTCTATCTGGAAGAGAAAATAAAGAAGCAGATGGGCGTCGTGATCTGGATACAGACTGGGGCAAAAAAACATATAGAGGCGTTCGTGAAGATGGAACTGCCTGAGAAAAGGTTGTTAAATGGTTCTGATATAAATTGCATCTTATTGTAGATACAGATTACGAGCTACCAATTGTTTTTGAATTAAAACTACATCATAAAATGTAAAAACAAGCAATGATATCTATAATTTGATAGCTATTTTGTAAAATTTCTGGGAGATACACCTATAATTTTTTTAAATACCTTATAAAAATTGGAGTAATCGGAGAAGCCAACGGAATGACACGCTTCAGTGGCTGGTATTCCGGCAAGCAAAAGTTCCTTTGCTTTCATAATCCGTTTGTAAGTGATGTATTCAATTACTGTAAAGCCTGTGTTTTTCTTAAAAAGATGGCACAGGTAATATTTATTAACAAAGAACTTATGTTCCAATGTATCAAGTGTAATTTTTTCATCCAGATGATTATTAATAAAATCCAATATGGCACTTATTTTCTTATCATATCCGAAAGAGCTTGTGACCACATTTTTCTTTTGATCAAATATTTTATTCAGTGCTACCAACATCTGGACAAAAACAGTTTTAATCATTACATGACGTTCGGCTGATTCTTCCGTGGCACATTTTTCAATTTGGTTAAAATATTTGTTTATACCAAATTGCAGCACATCTTCCGATTCGATTCTGTTATATTGTCCCAGCCTTCTTTTTTCAAAATAATATAACAGATTATATTCTTTACTTTGGAATAAAGAAACATATTCCGGTTTAAAATGTATAACCATTCTTTCGTAGGGGCGGGTTGAATTAAATACGGGTCTGTGAAGCTCACGGTTGTTGATAATGAGGATGTCATTGCGTTTAATATTGTATGCCTGTCCCTCAATGTAGTAGGTAACATCTCCCGAAATAAAATAATACAGCTCGTATAAATCATGGATATGCACGGGAAAATCACCCGGGGGTTGTGCAACTGAATGGACAAAATTAAAATTATTTTCATTGGTCTTGTATCTGCAAAATGTTTTTTCCATAATAACTCCCATATCACCGTAAAAGTAAAGAATCGATATATATATTATACAGGAATAATTGAGAGTTTTAAAGTCGGAGATTACGTATACACACGGCAAATTCATGAACTCATTTCCTGCTAAAACCTTTTCACAAGTTTTTTTAAAAAATGCTATTACAGCATTAATCATATAAGACAGGCAAATTTTTATTGATGTGTCCCCTGGTATTATAATGAACAGGTACGTGACACGCCCAGGGTCTTGACTGATACAGCTTAAAAAAGGCAATACTCTACTAACCAGGTGTTCCTTATTGGAGACACCCAGTAAGGTAAAAGTATTCATTTTAAGCCTCTTCGGTCTCATCCAAAATTTATTCTTAATATATATTCTAAATATTCTTCATCAAGTAATGCATGTACTTTTCTTATCCTTAGGCTTTTTTCGGATGTCTTTTTTCATCTTTTCTTACCATATTTAATGCAAGTCTTTTAAGCATTGCAAGATTTTCAGGAGCTTTTCTTCCCACTCGTTAAATCCGTAAACCACTGCAACTACTGCTATAAATAATATATCAACCAGTTTATGCCAGACTTTTCCTTCCTGTCTTGGATCAAATATTATCATAAAATGTTTAAAAAAACTCCCTTAAATAGCCGTGACTTTTTTAAATTCATCTTCTATAATACCTCATTCATACTTCCGATACGATAACCTTCCAAATCCAGGCACACATAAGTAAAACCTAAGCTTTTTAACTTTTCAGCTACTTTACGCATTAATGCTCTATCCAGAAACCTGTCAAACTCCTGTTCACCTATTTCGATTCTGGCAGTCTCTCCATGGTGGCGTACGCGCAGCTGTCTAAAACCCAGGTCCATGAGGTATTGTTCCGCTTTTTCAACCATTGATAATTTTTCTCTGGTAATCTTGTGTCCATAAGGAAACCTTGATGAAAGACAGGCAAAGGCAGGCTTATCCCAGGTCGGCAGCCCAAGTTGTTTCGACAGTATTCGAATATCTTCTTTTGTCAACTTAGCGTATTTTAGGGGACTTACTACCTGTAATTCCCTCGCTGCCTGCATACCAGGCCTGTAGTCATTCAGGTCATCATAATTGGAGCCATCGGCAACATATTGTATTCCTTTTTCTTTAGCTACTTCCCCAACCTTCCGAAACAGTTCTTTTTTACAGTAATAACATCTATTTGTAGGATTGTTTGAAAACCCTTCAATATCCAATTCTTCAGAAATGATAACAATATGTTGTGCACCAATATCCTTAATATATTCTACTGCTTCATTAAACTCCCTCTCAGGATAGGTAGAAGAACGGGCAGTAACAGCAATCGCTTTCTCCCCTAAAACATCATGAGCAACTTTTATTAAAAAGGTACTATCAACACCTCCGGAGTATGCTACTGCAACGCTTCCCAGGCTTTTTATATAATTTTTTAAATCGTTGAATTTTTGTTCTAACATATTAACAATCTCCTTATCCTTATAAATATTTATATAATACAATTAAATTCGTATTTTCATACCAGTATTGCACCTTTTTCTATATCTTCCATCAAATCCTCAACTTCTTCCAATCCTGCTGATAACCGGATCAATGTATCTGTAATTCCCAATCTCCTACGCTCTTCTTCTGGCATAGAAGCATGGGACATCTTCACAGGGTATGACATGATAGACTCTACTCCACCGAGGCTAACTGCGACTGACCATATTTTTACATTTTTCATGATACTCTTTGCAACTTTTTCTGTGACAGTTTTAAAAGAAAGCACTGCACCTGCTCCGGTTGCCTGTGCCGCATGAACAGCGTATCCATTATGACTTTCAAGCCCTGGATAAAAGACCTCTTCCACCCATGGTTGATTTTTTAACCACCGGGCAATTTTATCAGCTGATTGCTGCTGTATCTCCATCCTTGCTCTCAGAGTTTTGATTCCTCTATGCAGAAGCCAGCAATCCTGGGGTCCTAATACTGCACCATACCCGTTTTGAACAAAATATATTTTTTTTGCAAGATCTTCCCGTTTGGTAACTACCAGTCCCCCGATTACATCACTATGACCTCCAATGAACTTGGTTGCGCTGTGAATGGAAATATCAATGCCTAAATCCAGAGGCCGCTGGAAATAGGGAGACATAAAGGTATTATCAATGATGGTTATAAGGTTATGCCTCCTTGCAATATCTACAGCTGCCCCTAAATCCGTAATTTTTAAAAGAGGATTGGACGGAGATTCCAGATAGAGAGCACGGGTATTGTTTCTAACAGCTTTCTCTATGGCATTTACATCTGTTGCATCTATAAAGGTTACTTCAATGCCAAATTCACAGAAAAATCGTGTGAGAATCCGGTATGTTCCACCATAAAGGTCCTCTGCTGCTATGATATGATCCCCCGGCCGAAATATAGCCAGCACTGATGAAACTGCTGCCATTCCCGATGCAAAGGCATATCCATAGGTTCCCCCTTCCAATGCTGCTATAGTACGCTCCAATGCTTCCCTGGTAGGATTGCCGGAACGTGCATAATCATATTTGCCAGGTCTATCGATATCTTCTTGATGAAATGTGGAAACCTGGTAGATAGGGATACTGAGGGCTCCTGTATTCGGATCTGTTTCATTACCGTTATGCAAAATCTTGGTCCCATATCTCATGCTCTCCCTCCTTCCATAGCTTGTTCCAGGTCTTTTAGCAAATCATCAGCATTTTCTATACCCACAGATAATCTTAACAAATCGTCGGTCACACCAATACGGTTTCTCACTTCTTCTGGGATATCCCCGTGGGTTTGCTTGGCAGGATATGTTATTAAGCTTTCCACCCCGCCGAGACTTTCTGCAAAAGATATAATCCTAACCCTGTTGATAATTCGTTCGATAAATTCTTTACGCTTTACTTTAAACGAGATCATCGCCCCATATCCTTTGGCCTGTTCGCTTATAATATTATGACCCGGGTGTCCTGGCAAACCAGGATAATAGACCTCTTTAACCTCTGGTCTCTCTTTGAGCCATTTTGCTATTTTAAAAGCATTATCCTGCTGCCGGTCCATTCGGACAGCTAATGTTTTAATGCCTCTAATCATTAGCCAACTGTCCTGAGGTCCTAAAACTCCTCCTGTAGAGTTTTGAATAAATTTAATTTTTTCACATAATTCTTGAGTAGCTCCTACGACAATACCTCCTAAAACATCATTATGGCCGCCTAGATACTTAGTAGCACTATGCACAACAATATCTGCACCTAACTTAATAGGCTGCTGTAGATAGGGAGTCATGAAGGTGTTGTCTACAATGGTTAATATCCCTCTGCTTTTTGCTACCGAAGCAACCTCCCGGATGTTGGTGATTTTCATTAATGGATTGGTAGGACTTTCAATAAATATAGCTTTTGTAACTTCCGGCTGGATGGCTGCTATCACTTCTTCGACGTTAGACGTATCCACATAGCTGGCTGTAATTCCATATCTACAGAATATTTTGTCTAAAACCCTATAAGTTCCACCATATAAATCATCAGATACAATTAAATGATCCCCTTTAGAAAAAATCATTAATACTGCTGTAACAGCGGCCATACCAGAAGCAAAAGCATAGCCTCCACACCCTCCTTCCAACTCCGCTGCCAAATCCTCCAATACCTTCCGGGTTGGATTAGATGTTCGGCTGTAATCATATCCGGTTGATACACCCAGAGCTATATGCCGAAAGGTTGCACTGTGATAGATTGGAACACTAATGGAGCCTTTCTCAGAATCTGCACCAATACCTGCCTGGGCAACAATCGTTTCAATGTTCATCATTGCATTCTCCTTCTTTTTAAAACTTAAAAAAACCCCTATTCTGCAGTTGAGAATAGGAGTTGTAATCTCATCTTCCAGAATATCTCTGACGGACTTGGCACCAATACATTAATGCTGGTTGCCGGGCTTCAAAGGGCCGTTCCCTCCACCGCTCTTGATAAGAATGTTATTCAATTGTTCGATGCCTTAACTTTTATATAATGTTAACATTTGATGTCAAATTTAAGTATTCTGATAATTTATATAATTCTTATATGTTTAGTAAGATATTACTATAAGATTGATGTTTTGTCAATAGTATATAAAAAGCTTGAAATGTTTTCCTAAAAGATGTAAAAATAGCCTGACACTTCTCCATTGAAACGTGCAGGCTATTATTTAATGAAGTTTCTCTTATATTTTATTTTGCAAACTCACTAAAATATAAGCAATTCCTCCTGCTATCAATGCACCGTTAAAGCCAAATTCCATAGATAATATAATGGACAGCACAGAACCAACTACCGACATTACCCCGTTAATACCCCACATAACCGGAATGATATCGCTTCTTCCGCTTTCACTTAACAGTTTAAGTCCTCTCGGGAAAGGCATGCCCATAAAGAATCCCTGGATCATCACGATGATGGATGAAATAAGAATTCTATTGACCAGGCTCCAGTCGGAAGTATTTTTAAATACACCTCCCAATATACCAATTAATATCATATTGATTATAACAATTAATACAGGAGGCATATATACATTTTTAATAGTTCTATTAAACAACTTACTGCTGCTCATAAAGGCACCCAACCCGCAGCCTATCAGCAATGCTGCAAGTACATAGGTAAATGCCAGCACGGGATGACCGAGGTACAGTATAAATTTCTGTATGAGAGGAATTTCTATCAGCATGAACCCGGCACCCAGGCCGCTAAAATACAACGCAGGCCTTGAAGCGCCATGTTGGGCAACATAAGGAATAAATAAAACCATACCCCCTACTATCACAGCAGAAAGTATAAAGAGTAATATAGGCGAAATTCCTTTGGTAAAGTTATAAAAATACGGGCTGTCGTCTGTTGCAGGCGTTACGTTATAACTAAAACCTGTCAGGTATTCTGCCATGGAAATATGCTCTTCTTTTATATGACCAAGAGGACCCTGCTCATAGATGTGGGGTGTAAACAAAGGGATATTTCCATTTTCCACTGCTTTCTGTGCCAGTTCTTTACTCTGCTCTTGTGTAAAAGGCGTATTTTTGATAATCACCATGGGATTGTGAATGTGCTCCCCGCCATGCTGGCTCTGGGGCATATTTTTCTTAAAGATTGCCATATATTTAGGTGCATCTTTAACCGGTATACCCTTATTCTTTAATGCTAGTATGGCAGTTGCTACTATTTTCCCCAGGTCTTCCTGGTCATGGGTTAAAAACGCTAGTTTACCGTCCTCTTTAAGATGGTCAAGGTAGTCCTGCATTGCCTCAACAGTATATATATAGTTTTCAGAAAGCGCATAGCCGGCACCCTGAGAAGTACTGGTCATTACCAGCGATAGAAATATGACATCGTACTTATCTTTTGTCTTTCTTATATAGTTCCGTCCATCCTCACCGTATACCCGTACTTCAGGTCTGTCGTAAATATTCCCGTTATAATCTTTAAAATGTCTTACTGCGTCTATGCTGGAAGTATTAATTTCGACAGCGGTGATATCCTTACTTCCACCGGCAAGTGCATATAGTACGTCTCTTCCTCCTCCAGGCCCGATAATTAGCGTACTGTCATTTTTTCCAAACGAAAAAGGCATATATTCGGTATCTTTCTTATACTTATTAAGGCTTTCAGTATTTCCATCAAATCTGTACATAGGCGCATTCGCAGCACCATCGATTGTTACCAGCATCTGGTCAGGGTCTT
Protein-coding regions in this window:
- a CDS encoding sugar phosphate isomerase/epimerase family protein gives rise to the protein MLYLNFGTSKKYIDNVHVKDVKKTDTGNVFVPVGHGDIDWKGQMNDLKTDGYAGNIVIETHCKPLLELTRKSVEYVRNICNI
- a CDS encoding AraC family transcriptional regulator encodes the protein MEKTFCRYKTNENNFNFVHSVAQPPGDFPVHIHDLYELYYFISGDVTYYIEGQAYNIKRNDILIINNRELHRPVFNSTRPYERMVIHFKPEYVSLFQSKEYNLLYYFEKRRLGQYNRIESEDVLQFGINKYFNQIEKCATEESAERHVMIKTVFVQMLVALNKIFDQKKNVVTSSFGYDKKISAILDFINNHLDEKITLDTLEHKFFVNKYYLCHLFKKNTGFTVIEYITYKRIMKAKELLLAGIPATEACHSVGFSDYSNFYKVFKKIIGVSPRNFTK
- a CDS encoding transposase family protein, yielding MIIFDPRQEGKVWHKLVDILFIAVVAVVYGFNEWEEKLLKILQCLKDLH
- the larE gene encoding ATP-dependent sacrificial sulfur transferase LarE, with product MLEQKFNDLKNYIKSLGSVAVAYSGGVDSTFLIKVAHDVLGEKAIAVTARSSTYPEREFNEAVEYIKDIGAQHIVIISEELDIEGFSNNPTNRCYYCKKELFRKVGEVAKEKGIQYVADGSNYDDLNDYRPGMQAARELQVVSPLKYAKLTKEDIRILSKQLGLPTWDKPAFACLSSRFPYGHKITREKLSMVEKAEQYLMDLGFRQLRVRHHGETARIEIGEQEFDRFLDRALMRKVAEKLKSLGFTYVCLDLEGYRIGSMNEVL
- a CDS encoding trans-sulfuration enzyme family protein, whose product is MRYGTKILHNGNETDPNTGALSIPIYQVSTFHQEDIDRPGKYDYARSGNPTREALERTIAALEGGTYGYAFASGMAAVSSVLAIFRPGDHIIAAEDLYGGTYRILTRFFCEFGIEVTFIDATDVNAIEKAVRNNTRALYLESPSNPLLKITDLGAAVDIARRHNLITIIDNTFMSPYFQRPLDLGIDISIHSATKFIGGHSDVIGGLVVTKREDLAKKIYFVQNGYGAVLGPQDCWLLHRGIKTLRARMEIQQQSADKIARWLKNQPWVEEVFYPGLESHNGYAVHAAQATGAGAVLSFKTVTEKVAKSIMKNVKIWSVAVSLGGVESIMSYPVKMSHASMPEEERRRLGITDTLIRLSAGLEEVEDLMEDIEKGAILV
- a CDS encoding trans-sulfuration enzyme family protein, coding for MNIETIVAQAGIGADSEKGSISVPIYHSATFRHIALGVSTGYDYSRTSNPTRKVLEDLAAELEGGCGGYAFASGMAAVTAVLMIFSKGDHLIVSDDLYGGTYRVLDKIFCRYGITASYVDTSNVEEVIAAIQPEVTKAIFIESPTNPLMKITNIREVASVAKSRGILTIVDNTFMTPYLQQPIKLGADIVVHSATKYLGGHNDVLGGIVVGATQELCEKIKFIQNSTGGVLGPQDSWLMIRGIKTLAVRMDRQQDNAFKIAKWLKERPEVKEVYYPGLPGHPGHNIISEQAKGYGAMISFKVKRKEFIERIINRVRIISFAESLGGVESLITYPAKQTHGDIPEEVRNRIGVTDDLLRLSVGIENADDLLKDLEQAMEGGRA